The Gloeobacter violaceus PCC 7421 DNA window CCAGTTCCACCAGTACCGCCGCCGCCGCCGGATCAGGCTCGACGGTGCGGCGCGCCTGACGGATCGTAGCGACGTGATCGATGTTGACCCCGAGGGTAGGCACGCTGTTCTCCTGGACAACTGCTCCAGTTTATCGCTCGACCTGGGCAAACCCGCACCAGGCATTTGTGCCTAAGTAGTTATTCTCATCGGCGCGGTGTACCCTGGGTAGCAGGGCGAGATCTTTACAAAATGTGATCGACTTTTTTCTTTACAAATTCGGACTGTCACCGGCGGTGGCTGCAGGCATCAGCCTCTGGTCGCTGGCGCTTTACTTGTGTTTTTCCCGCTTCAACGGCCGTCTGGTGGACGTGCTGTGCGGATGGCTCAACGACGCCGATCGAGCCATCTACACCGCCCAGACGCTCGAGCGCCGTCCGAAAGGTTGGGAGGAGCGCAACCAGCTTTTCGCCTCGATCTTGAGCATATTGCCTTCGCTGATCCTGGCGGTGGTCGTGTTCATCGTTCTGCGCCATACTCTGGGAGGGAGTTGGGCGCTGGCCGGCGGTTTGATGGTGTCCATCGGTGCCGGAGTCTACCAGTTGGGTATCAAAGACGCCGAAAATTCCCGTCCGGGCGGCCGTCCTTGAGACATAGCTGTATCGCGTTGTCCCCTGTCAAAAGGGGCACCCACGAGTTCAATCCTCTGGCGGACGCTCCCGCAGTCCGGGGTTTCTAGAATAAGAGCATCACTCCAGTGGAGTTCAAAGGACATGGGGATCTTGAGCTTTATTTTGTTTTTGGTCGTAGCCGGCATCTGTGCTGTCATTGCCGAGGCGATCGTACCTGGACGCATCCCGGGGGGCTTTCTGGTCGCCGCTGTTTTCGGCGTCATTGGTGCCTGGGTGGGTGCGGCTCTGTTTGGCAACTTCGGTCCTGCCCTGGCGAATGTGTCTTTGATCCCGACCATCCTCGGCTCGGCGATCTTGGTATTCATTGTCGCGCTCGTTTCCGGTTATGCCGTTCGCCGCTAAGCGCATCGCAAATTCATACGATCGAGGCGGGCCACAGTAAAACCGTGGCCCGCCTGATTTTGTAGCTGCGGTTGCTGTCAGCCCACTTCGTCTGAGCGCATCAGCAGCATCGTCGTCGAAGCGTTGCGTTGGAAGCCCAGTTTTTCGTAAAAGCCTTGCTGAAAGGTCGTCATCAGATAGACGCGCTCGACATCGCGTATTGCCGGTTCATCCAAAAGCGCCTCAATCAGGCGGCGTCCGAGACCCAGTTTTTGGTAGTCCGGATGTACCACCACATCCCAGATTGTGGCTCGAAAGGCACCATCGCTGGTAGCGCGGGCAAAACCGACCAATCGGCTTTCGGCATAAGCGGCGACCACCGGCTTGCTGCAGGCAAGCATACACTCGATCCTACCGATTTGCCGGTTGCGCGCCCAGAAGGCACCAGTATCAAAAAGCTGCTGCAGTTGCATAGGTTCGACACTTGCAGCGTCGAATGACAGAGTAATAGCGGGTGCGGCGGTTTGGCTCACGGACGGGCAACTCGATAGACACTTTAACCACCGTAACATTTTCAAGCGCGCCATTTCGCCATCAGCTTCTAAGATAAAAAAATCGCAGTAGAGGGCAGGCGCGTGGCAAGCGGCCGATTACCCCAAACCGAGATCAACCTGCGCGTCAGTGCCCGCTCCCTGTCTGGAGGCTGGCTGGAAGGTGACGCCGAGGGTGGCCAGTACGTCTGGACATTTCGCTGGCATTTCCTGAGTGGAGGCCAGCTTGAAATTCATCCATCCCTGGGCCGGGCCTTGATCAAAGAACCCCTGCAGCGGTTTCTCGAAAAGAATGATTTTCGACTGGAGACTGGGGAGACCTACGCCTTCACGGTCAAGGCA harbors:
- a CDS encoding GNAT family N-acetyltransferase, producing MSQTAAPAITLSFDAASVEPMQLQQLFDTGAFWARNRQIGRIECMLACSKPVVAAYAESRLVGFARATSDGAFRATIWDVVVHPDYQKLGLGRRLIEALLDEPAIRDVERVYLMTTFQQGFYEKLGFQRNASTTMLLMRSDEVG
- a CDS encoding DUF3146 family protein — translated: MASGRLPQTEINLRVSARSLSGGWLEGDAEGGQYVWTFRWHFLSGGQLEIHPSLGRALIKEPLQRFLEKNDFRLETGETYAFTVKARI
- a CDS encoding GlsB/YeaQ/YmgE family stress response membrane protein; protein product: MGILSFILFLVVAGICAVIAEAIVPGRIPGGFLVAAVFGVIGAWVGAALFGNFGPALANVSLIPTILGSAILVFIVALVSGYAVRR